A genomic window from Thermococcus nautili includes:
- a CDS encoding DMT family transporter: MQTLILGVALALASAFSWASSTILVRVGLRRLSPIGANIFRLYVASTLFLLIFALTGNLSVFKLPARLLILAFISAQFGFVIGDYFYFNALKRMGVSRTVPITSTYPLWAILWAILFLGRTVKPHVIIGAVLVVLAIIIVKRAEEEEHADRLGFIFAFIAPISWSVAITIMDYLTKSIPSLQLAGVRMVFAALGVSVFLPRYGEEVRNISKREALVLVGAAVLGLILGQYLFVYSVSLVGSPIAAPVSAINPIIASLLAVLLLKEKPNARIFEGLILAVLGVILISIG; encoded by the coding sequence ATGCAAACGCTAATCCTCGGAGTTGCACTGGCACTCGCATCGGCCTTCTCATGGGCTTCATCAACCATACTCGTCAGGGTAGGGCTTAGAAGACTCTCCCCCATCGGCGCCAACATATTCAGACTCTACGTTGCCTCAACTCTCTTCCTGCTCATCTTCGCGCTCACCGGAAACCTGAGCGTCTTTAAGCTCCCCGCGAGGTTGCTCATCTTGGCCTTCATATCCGCCCAGTTCGGCTTCGTTATCGGCGACTACTTCTACTTCAACGCCCTGAAGAGAATGGGCGTGTCAAGAACCGTGCCCATAACCTCAACATATCCGCTGTGGGCAATCCTGTGGGCGATACTCTTCCTCGGCAGAACTGTTAAGCCCCACGTAATCATCGGAGCGGTTCTCGTCGTTCTGGCGATAATAATCGTCAAGAGGGCCGAGGAAGAGGAGCACGCCGACAGACTCGGCTTCATCTTCGCGTTCATAGCACCAATCTCGTGGAGCGTCGCCATAACGATAATGGACTACCTGACGAAGAGCATACCATCGCTTCAGCTGGCAGGAGTTAGAATGGTCTTCGCGGCCCTCGGGGTCTCGGTCTTCCTCCCGAGATACGGGGAGGAAGTGAGGAATATAAGCAAAAGGGAAGCCCTAGTTCTCGTCGGTGCGGCGGTTCTCGGCCTAATCCTCGGCCAGTATCTCTTCGTCTACTCGGTCTCCCTCGTCGGCTCGCCGATAGCCGCTCCCGTCTCGGCGATAAACCCGATAATAGCGTCCCTGCTCGCGGTTCTCCTGCTGAAGGAGAAGCCGAACGCGAGGATATTCGAGGGACTCATCTTAGCGGTCCTCGGCGTGATTCTCATATCCATCGGCTAA
- a CDS encoding DUF2226 domain-containing protein has protein sequence MQLPDKAPLVENVVVTSAGELNELIKKALSEGKGAFLKIFAKDKNAKYYITVLFDSSKVLAVECLIVDNKQTLIGEDAVNLLKSLLGRPMVVDVYSLDEIEMKLSIAENLDVYSETPKIPLEELFSGGPVQPPKIEVPRPQPTQIPEEKPKEKPTIEEKPAPTATPKPAPKPAPKPAGGKPEIVVNFTGGRIPEEAFKKYAENIIKEASRIRGVSINRIEFDANVGEGVVYLNVHVYGSSESTDKRSLEIAEKRLFHIVSKHAPIILREAEYKPILRDISVVLNGEEARPQEIVEKDKKKTGAVTKDGRIQLSVLEDVWPYFSNFARTVVKELETAGMKVTKAYFDIKGRRELEINLSIAVEGPFDKATTEKTIRTILSRHAKELSSSINRYITVHNVEVELVERSLKRPAPAKKTVTSGKAAEILAKKELLEKEVERLLKEAGIEELAPLTEEKKKEAEETLLRSRIEPAIETLKNRIHAELKLIPRVTFKWLKLNHEIQGSTVYVDIEASFVKESVGGLFGAYSGVSDERIKRDITETINRIIRDVSSEYSVAIRPKKINVILR, from the coding sequence ATGCAGTTACCGGACAAGGCACCGCTCGTCGAGAACGTCGTGGTAACGTCGGCGGGCGAGCTCAATGAACTCATCAAAAAAGCCCTCAGTGAGGGCAAGGGAGCCTTCCTCAAGATATTCGCCAAGGACAAGAACGCGAAGTACTACATAACGGTGCTCTTCGATAGCTCAAAGGTTTTGGCGGTGGAATGCCTTATAGTTGACAATAAGCAAACGCTGATTGGAGAGGATGCAGTCAACCTTCTCAAATCTCTGCTCGGCAGGCCAATGGTCGTTGACGTTTACTCCCTCGACGAGATTGAAATGAAGCTTTCAATCGCTGAGAACCTTGACGTTTACTCTGAGACCCCCAAGATACCTCTGGAGGAGCTCTTCTCCGGTGGGCCAGTTCAGCCACCGAAAATTGAGGTTCCCAGACCACAACCGACACAGATTCCAGAGGAAAAGCCCAAAGAGAAACCCACGATTGAGGAAAAACCTGCTCCAACCGCCACCCCCAAACCGGCCCCCAAACCCGCTCCGAAACCCGCTGGAGGAAAGCCAGAGATAGTGGTTAACTTCACCGGAGGAAGAATCCCAGAGGAAGCCTTCAAGAAGTACGCTGAGAACATCATCAAAGAGGCGAGTAGGATAAGGGGCGTTTCAATAAACAGGATAGAGTTTGACGCAAACGTAGGTGAGGGAGTCGTTTACCTCAACGTTCACGTCTACGGAAGCTCCGAGAGCACGGACAAGAGAAGCCTTGAGATAGCCGAGAAGAGGCTGTTCCACATCGTCAGCAAGCACGCGCCGATAATCCTCAGGGAGGCCGAGTACAAGCCCATACTCAGGGACATAAGCGTCGTTCTCAACGGCGAGGAGGCTAGACCCCAGGAGATAGTTGAGAAGGACAAGAAGAAGACCGGAGCCGTAACGAAGGACGGAAGGATTCAGCTTTCGGTTCTCGAAGACGTCTGGCCGTACTTCAGCAACTTCGCGAGAACCGTCGTCAAAGAGCTTGAAACGGCCGGAATGAAGGTCACAAAGGCGTACTTTGACATAAAGGGCAGGAGGGAGCTCGAGATAAACCTTTCCATTGCCGTCGAGGGTCCCTTTGACAAGGCGACTACGGAGAAAACCATCAGAACGATTCTCAGCAGGCACGCCAAGGAGCTCTCAAGCTCAATAAACCGCTACATAACCGTCCACAACGTTGAAGTTGAGCTCGTGGAGAGGTCCCTCAAGAGACCAGCGCCGGCGAAGAAGACGGTAACGAGCGGAAAAGCGGCGGAGATACTTGCCAAGAAGGAACTGCTTGAGAAGGAAGTCGAGAGGCTTCTGAAGGAAGCGGGAATAGAGGAGCTCGCCCCGCTCACCGAGGAAAAGAAGAAAGAAGCCGAGGAGACCCTGCTGAGGAGCAGAATCGAGCCGGCAATAGAAACCCTCAAGAACAGAATCCACGCCGAGCTCAAGCTTATACCGAGGGTTACCTTCAAGTGGCTCAAGCTCAACCACGAGATTCAGGGCTCGACGGTTTACGTTGATATCGAAGCCTCTTTCGTCAAGGAGAGCGTTGGCGGTCTCTTCGGTGCGTACTCGGGTGTTTCGGACGAGAGGATAAAGAGGGATATCACGGAAACGATAAACAGAATCATCCGCGACGTCTCAAGCGAGTACAGCGTTGCAATAAGGCCAAAGAAGATAAACGTAATCCTCCGCTGA
- a CDS encoding DHH family phosphoesterase: MRILILGGGALGRSIAEALKGEFDIVIVEKDEIRARALEESGFHVVQGDFSYTATLLKAGVEKSELVIITTMDVDTIKKTVYVIRTNNKEVPILTVLPDEISLEELTESIKESFEADVKVDYAISPRTALRDALIGMVKHIGERKNVNLLVKKLRELKNESDSLLIVMHDNPDPDSLASAAALSVIAQTLGFKTKIVHGGEITHHENRAFVNLLGIEVTRVSRGSYELKRYPFIALVDCQPNGNLTILESSDYGRIKIVIDHHQVLQHLSDVIPEDAFLDIRPDVNSASSILVEYLRGLNISVSPPLATALFYGIYIDTKKFSKLSPVDLKAIEFLAGKVDYELLDKIEHPDISTETAEILARAIMHRRIYKNVIISNVGFITNRDALAEAADFLLRLEGITTVLVFGIVDDKIEISARTRDVRVNIGAVMKEAFGEMGSGGGHARAGGARISLGIFKLAKDKNSLLKLVEEAVTERFLEALKVKEG; this comes from the coding sequence ATGAGAATCCTCATCCTCGGTGGAGGGGCCCTCGGACGCTCGATAGCCGAGGCACTCAAGGGAGAGTTTGACATAGTCATCGTTGAGAAGGACGAAATCCGCGCGCGAGCCCTGGAAGAGAGCGGTTTCCACGTCGTCCAGGGCGATTTCTCCTACACCGCTACCCTCCTGAAAGCTGGAGTTGAGAAGTCGGAACTCGTAATAATCACAACCATGGACGTTGATACAATCAAGAAAACTGTCTACGTAATCCGGACCAACAACAAGGAGGTTCCCATTCTCACCGTTCTCCCTGATGAAATCAGCCTTGAGGAGCTCACCGAGAGCATAAAGGAGAGCTTTGAAGCCGACGTCAAAGTTGATTACGCCATCTCCCCGAGAACCGCCCTGAGGGATGCGCTCATCGGTATGGTGAAGCACATCGGCGAGCGGAAGAACGTCAACCTTCTCGTGAAGAAGCTCCGCGAGTTAAAGAACGAGAGCGATTCCCTTCTCATAGTCATGCACGACAACCCCGACCCGGATTCCCTTGCGAGCGCCGCCGCACTGAGCGTCATAGCCCAAACGCTCGGCTTCAAGACAAAGATAGTCCACGGGGGAGAGATAACCCACCACGAGAACCGGGCTTTCGTAAATCTCCTTGGAATCGAAGTTACACGCGTCTCAAGGGGTTCCTACGAGCTGAAGCGCTATCCCTTCATAGCACTCGTTGACTGTCAGCCCAACGGAAACCTAACAATCCTTGAAAGCTCCGACTACGGCAGGATTAAAATCGTCATAGACCACCACCAGGTTCTCCAGCATCTCTCGGACGTCATCCCCGAGGACGCGTTCCTTGACATCAGGCCGGACGTTAACTCCGCTTCGTCCATCCTGGTCGAGTACCTCAGGGGACTCAACATCTCGGTTTCGCCACCGCTCGCAACTGCCCTCTTCTACGGAATCTACATAGACACGAAGAAGTTCTCGAAGCTGAGCCCCGTTGACCTGAAGGCGATAGAGTTCCTGGCCGGTAAAGTTGACTACGAGCTCCTCGACAAGATTGAGCACCCAGACATCAGCACGGAAACTGCCGAAATCCTTGCGAGGGCCATAATGCACAGGAGGATTTACAAGAACGTCATAATAAGCAACGTGGGCTTCATAACGAACCGTGACGCCCTCGCGGAAGCCGCTGACTTCCTTCTTCGCCTTGAGGGGATAACAACGGTTCTCGTCTTCGGCATAGTGGACGACAAGATTGAGATTTCCGCGAGGACGAGGGACGTCAGGGTAAACATCGGTGCGGTGATGAAAGAGGCCTTCGGCGAGATGGGAAGCGGTGGCGGTCACGCCAGGGCCGGCGGTGCGAGGATAAGCCTCGGAATCTTCAAGCTCGCCAAGGACAAGAACTCCCTGCTGAAGCTCGTGGAAGAGGCTGTCACAGAAAGGTTCTTGGAAGCGTTAAAGGTGAAAGAGGGTTAA
- a CDS encoding PRC-barrel domain-containing protein: MVMRLSKLYGKQIYNTKGYYVGYVDEVLIDIDQGRGKVLALVLPGEKVGVPYDRVTAIGDIVLVKAKED, encoded by the coding sequence ATGGTGATGAGGCTCTCAAAGCTTTACGGCAAGCAGATTTACAACACAAAGGGCTACTACGTTGGTTACGTTGATGAGGTTCTAATCGATATTGACCAGGGAAGGGGAAAGGTTCTCGCGCTCGTCCTGCCCGGTGAAAAGGTCGGAGTTCCCTACGACCGCGTCACGGCCATCGGCGACATCGTTCTCGTGAAAGCGAAGGAGGATTAA